The nucleotide sequence ccatcgcgacccatcggtttgggtcgtgacaaatacttCAAGTCTCATCTTCAAGTTTCGGCAAGCCTATATATCCCAACAAACCTTGAAGTATGGGGCATTTGTAGACATCGAAATTTTAACGGATCAagccaaatccgaaattaaagatACTACAGGACTCGTGAAATCctaggagtctattagggtttCTTGGAGGTTAATCTACCCTAACCCTAACTCACATCTATATAAAGGGATACATATTCCCTTGAAGAGGTGTCTCAAAATCTCATAAACTCCTGGGATATTCAAAAAGAGATCAAAATACGGCCATATACTTCTTGACAATCAAATAGTTCGAGAAGCTGGAGATCAAATACATCCCCAAGAGGTCTGcatcatcctacattcgagaaataTGCGGCTTCAGTCCTCAAATCACGGGGATAATTAGGAGAGAAGAATCAAAGGAGAAGCAGAATTGTACTCATAATtgattagtaaaaatatttttctcttattttgtgatttcaatttatttttcatatgTTGAAAATTAGTTGCAAACAATGATATCTAATTATTTTGACTTCAACATATGACGATCCACATTGACCATTCACAGAAACTTGTATTTTATACTTTCAAGTACCATTATTTATTTCAAGCTTTGTTTTAGTAATATTAATATAAGTTTACACAATCGTGTACTATGTGACTCGATATACATGCAACGCACGTATcgagaaactatttatattaaaagcatgaaagcccttagcgaaatatcattCGTCTTTTTTATCCATTTACAATAGAGTTCATattggacaaaatagtcatttaattatctTTTTATATATATGATTAGTCCTTCAAtttaattttctaatatttagtaatagtcatttaattattttcttaatatttaagattttgatttagaaaagtaaaaaatatacaTTCCTAAAATTCCTACATAAATAAATGAGAAAAGTACGTTTTAAAGAAGGAAATAAATTGTCTTCAACTCCTAAAATCTAAGTTAAAGCCTTAGATAAATattgtcttcttttttttatcaatcaaagaaaattagaTAAATATTGTCGCACCTAAGAACCTAAAGCCTCTATAAATATTAAGATCAATTGAACAGAAAACTCTCTAAGAATGACGTTCctatattggtcaaaatctgactgtCACGGTCAAGCTGACCAACGTCCCGCCCAAGTGACCAAGTAGTAAAATATAACATCGCCCACCCTACATCCCATTCTCGACACCCGTCGAGTTGGAAGTAGCAATGTATAAAAGAACGACCAAGGCACACTTGGTGCGAGGGAGTGTCGGACCAAGTAAATGGCAAGGATGCCTTGACTATATATAGTAGGGGAAAACCCTCGATTTGGGGGGGGCTCTCCTTCCCTTTCTCTCTCCCAAGTTCTCTTCTTATAATCTTCATAGGAGAGAAGTAATCTACAGAAGAACATGTAAAGCTATCTCCCCCATCGATTGATGGGAGCCACAGTATTGAATTTTAATAAGATCGACTTTATCTCTTTCATCCTATGTATTATCTAATAtgtctgactaagatttaccccttcattttctttgattgatttattcaaaaaggttccgatatcttttgagtcaaacaatttggcgtcgtctgtggggatttcttagtgaaatttcctaTTCGCTCCCAGCTCAAAGACAAGAAATACGATCACCCACCGAAAAGAGCGCTAAGGAAAAACCCAACCCATGCGGGACAAAGGCGCAGCACGGTAGGGGGAGGAGAGCCGAGTAGAATCACCAAATCTAGAAATCTTTGCCCCATCAACCATTGAAATACCAAACAAGACGAACAACCTTACCAACCTGTTTTCCTCCATCGGACCATCGGGTGGGGGTAAGGAAAGTATCATTTTAACTCACCTTCTGCTCTTTGCTCAAGAAGGAACACAAAGCTCGCGCGGACGAGCGAGTAAAGAAACATCTCAATTAAAGAACGAAAAACTACTACAAAACAACCGAAATACCGCCCGTCGGTGACACCTCCAAGCCGGAAGGCAGGAGTCAGACAAGGAAACTACAATGTGTGTGCAAAACGAACCTAAGTGAAATAGCAACGTTTCGTATTCTCCGACGTTGCACCCTCTGATGCAAGCAATGTCAAACAAACTGGGACTCCCCCAGAAAATATCTGATTCTCCAAAAACTGGGactgacgacgggttactatttcgatacgttcgaaataacaccttttaaggccaagggccttcaccaaagacaagagttctacctcgatcgaacgacgacgggtcgctatttcgataagttcgaaataataccctttaagatcaagggccttcgccaaagaaaagagttcgacctcgattgaacgacgacgggtcactatttcgataagttcgaaataacaccctttaaggccaaggtccttcgccaaagaaaagagttcgacctcgatcaaacgacgacgggtcacTATTTcggtaagtttgaaataacaccctttaaggccaagggccttcgccaaagagaagagttcgacctttatcgaacaatgacgggttactatttcgataagttcgaaataacaccctttaaggacaagggccttcgccaaagaaaagagttcgacctcgatcgaacgatgacgggtcattattttgataagttcgaaataacaccctttaaggccaagggccttcttcaaagaaaagagttcgacctcgatcaaacgacgacgggtcactatttcgataagtttgaaataacactctttaaggccaagggccttccccaaagagaagagtttgacctttatcgaacgacaacgggttactatttcgataagtttgaaataacacactttaaggccaagggccttcgccaaagagaagattTTGACCTTTATCGgatgacgatgggttactattttgataagttcgaaataacatcgataagttcgaaataacaccctttaaggccaagggccttcgcaaaataaaagagttcgacctcgatcgaacgacgacgggttactattttgataagttctaaataataCCCTTAAAGGCCAAACGCTTTCGCCAaggaaaagagttcgacctcgatcgaacgatgacgggttactattttgataagttcgaaataacatcctttaagtcCATAAGCCATCGCCAAAGAGAAAATGCGAAATGCTCCTAAGGCCAAGGACCATCAAAAAGTGCAAAAAGACCGGGACTTGCCGTGCGGGAATCTATCTCGCACTGAAATCACGTGAAACATAAACAAGGGTAGAATACAagacaaataacatcaaaaaattCTTCTTTATACAAAGTCTCTCCACAAATGGTCGCGGATTACATAAGGCCCAAGTCAGCAATATAaaaaaacaacaaacaacaaaaaaaaaggaacaacGACAATCGACAAAAAATGGGGAAGAAAACAACAAACGGAAAACAGATCAATATCACTATCCCTCTACTCTGCATcatccactactagctccctgtggaaattcgatcccggaccactattcgggtaaaagctattgcgatccATCGCCTCCCTCTCCACTGTCATCTCCGGGAAGTTCTCCTTTGGCGTCCGCGCCCCTATTGGCTTCTGGCATTGCCGTGTCATATCCGCAATTGACGCGAGCCTCCTGCGCTTTCACCTGTGCCTCTTCATATGCAGCCTCAGTCACATTACCCGCCTCCCACAAACTCTTGTATATATCTCGTTGGGCTTCGGCGTAAACTCAAAGCTCGTGCAGGTAGTGGGGAACGGCGTTGGAGGACAATTCAATCTGAGCCAACAGTCGCTCATTTTTTGCCTCCAGTGCTGCGACCCGATCTCCCAGAACCGATGCCTCTCAGTCAATCTCGCTAATGCGCTCCTCAAGCCTTGCCTCCATAAGGGTGGCCATCGTTTTCTTCGACTCCTGCTCGGATTGGAGGAAGCGGATGGTGTTCTCCAGGGCCTCCGCCCTCACCGAAGTCGTGGACCAAGCACTCTCGATGCTCTCCAACCCAGCAACCTTGTCTTCCAACCCAGCCAATTTTCCCATCCACTCCGCACTCAGCGCCTTGACCTTGATCAAGTTCTGATCCATCTCCGACTGCATTGACCTCAATTTCTCCTGCAGATGTTCACACTCTACAGCGACCCCCTTGCCCAACTCGAGCTCCTCGTCCTTTATTCAAAGGTTCTCCTCAAGCACACTCTTGCTGCGAATAGCCTGCATCAATTCCTGGTCCCTCTTCTCCAACTCCTCACCAAGAGCCCGATTACCAGGGTTTGCCTTCAGCTGCTCATGCATCTCACGACACTTGTTGCGGTAGCGACGATATTTCTCCAACATCTTCAAGAAAATCTTGGCCCGAATGTTGGCCCTTCGAATGCTCTCCACCTCCACCATATatgtttgaaaaatgaaaagacgGGTTAGAATCCTATCATCAAGAAAGACGAAGGAAAAGCGAAAGAAAGCATAACATACCCTTAAGCCCATAGCATTCACCTCGTGCATCAAGTCAGCATTGGGAACGGTCCGAAGGGCAACATTCTCGGTTGCGGAGCATAGCATGCTGAACTGTACCAGATCCTCCGTGTCCCCTAGGAGATTGACATCCGAAGAGATCTCAAGAATACGGGTCGAGCCTCCCACACGAACCACCGAGTGAGTAATGCCCTCTTCAAACATCCTGACATCATCAAGGTTGAGGTTTAATTCGGATTCGTAATCATTGACCACCACGCCTTTTCCTCTTTCAACAGCTGAAGAGGAAGCACGACCAACTGTGGAGGACGAGGGTACGTCCGAAATCACAACGGCGGCCCCAAAAACCTGACCTTCCGCCATGATAGGTTGCTGACCGTCGACAATGATGGGAATCTCTAATTGAGCCGAGGCAACGGCTGGTTCCGTCCCCATGGGAAGAGTCACGAAAACCCCCTCTTCATATCCCGTCGAAGGAGAGTCGTTAGATGAATCACTGTTGGGGGCGCTGTCTCGAACTTCACTCGCCGTCTTTTTGATGGCCCCTCTTCTTCCCCAGTAAGTGAAGATTCACCCATCGGGCGAACGACACAGGTCGGAACTTCGGCCTAAGAAGCGGCCCTCGCAGGAGTAACCACGGCCACAGACTCAACTGAAGCAGCCCTTGACGAAGGTCAGGCAGTAGGTACCGTGATATGGTGAGTACATGAGGCTGGCTGCCGGAAAGCTAACGGAGGAGCCCTCACTCTCTGCACCCTCCCTAACACCGACGAGTAGCACGTGAGGAATTAAATACAAAGAGGGAAAGGAGAAAAACGTTGAACAAGAAATGACATCTTACCAGAAAGAGGCCTGTGCCCATACTTGTCATAGAAGGCCTCCCACGTGCGAACCCCCATCGTATGAGGAAGAACAGCGCTCACCCACTCACGGATATTTTCGACAGGTAGGGGAGGCATTTTCTCAACTACAAAGTCATAACAAGGTTTAGTACTGTAACGAAAAATGGTCGGATATATCTCCGACTAAAAGCATgagacttacgtgcaaagttccatttctcagggaacCCCGTCGGATCCGCTACAATGTGTTCAGTCCGCACATAGAAATAATTCTCATAAAAACGATGGTTAGTCCTGTCGTCCATTTTCACCACCAGACTCTTCGACCCCCGAGGGAGCATGTGAAGCATCATGCCGCAGATGAGCTGAGGGGCGAAGATACTGAGCATGTGATCCAAGGTGACCTCAAGACCAGCGAGTTCCACAGACTTGAGCAATATAAGGAACAGCTTGTACAGGTACGACGAAATTTGGGCGGGACATACCTCATAAAAACGGCAGAAGTCTACCACGAGGAGAGGGAGAGGAAGTGTGTATCCAATAAAGAAGGGGTAGGCATAAAATATGCAGTACCTAGGATGGTCAAAGTGAACTATGTCGTTTCCTACCGCCGGTCGCATGTCGATGTAGCCGGGGATCCCCCACCTGGTTTTCAACTCTACAATGTCTTCTTCCCTCATAACAGAAGGGACAGGCTCAGGCTCAGGCTCCGGCTCCGCCCCGGCGCGACTGCTTAAGTAGGTCAATTCTCTCCTAGGGCGAGGCAAAATCTCAACTATCGACGGGACCTCCTCGTCTTCCACCGCATCCACCCCTCTAGTGGCCTGAGCAGCATTTTCCGGTGCCGAAATTGTGACAGGGAGATCAGTGCGAGAGGAATCACCATCCATTTTGTCTAGATGAGGCGGCAAAAGGACAACGGAAAGAAAGGATGAAAATTTTCAGTTAACTAAGGGCAAATGAAAACTTGAAGTGTCAGGAAGGAAGTATATCTGCagaattctttcaagtaaaaggCAAAGAAGTGTGTCAATCGAATAATAAGTTCCTTCTATTTATAGGAGATATAAATCCCCCGAGCACGAAACCCAAGAGTCGTTAATCGAACCTGATAGGGCACGAAACATTTCAGTTCCCCAGGAACGTGTGTCGTAATGGCGGTAACCACTAAATAACGCTTTGATGCCAAACGACATTTCGATTCCGAAACGGCCGCAATGGTCCACGGGTATCGAAAGAACACCGCCATCTCACCTAAAATTCAAGTAACGTAATTAAGGAACGAGAAGTCAGATTTCGCTCGAATTCATAGCAATCATGATCCGTCTGCCGGGCCCGACAGGGGTGGACCTTGacagacggagggactaactgtattggtcaaaatctgaccgtcaCGGCTGAGCTGACCAACGTCCCGCACAAGTGACCGAGTAGTAAAAGATAACATCGTCCACCCTACATCCCATTCTCGACACCCGTCGAGTCGGAAGTAGCAATGTCTAAAAGGACGACCAAGGCACACTTAGGTGCGAGGGAGTGTCGGACCAAGTAAATGGCAAGGATGCCTTGACTATATATAGTAGGGAAAAACCCTCGATTGGGGGGGCTCTCCTTCCCTTTCTCTCTCCCAAGTTCTCTTCTTATAATCTTCATAGGAGAGAAGTAATCTGCAGAAGAACATGTAAAGCTATCTCCTCCATCGATTGACGGGAGCCACAGTGTTGAATATCAATAAGATCGATTTTATCTCTTTCATCCTATGTATTATCTATAATATTAGCTCTTTGATCTGGAATTTATTATATCTGACTAAtatttaccccttcattttctttaattgatttatttaaaaaggttccgatatcttttgagtcaagcAGTTCCCTTGGCTCTTGTCAAAAATATGTGCTGAGCATAAGGAAGTTAATCTAATTGTTGATGTGCCTCTCAGTGCCTAAGCATAATGAAAGAAGGCGAAGATGTTTTCGTTGATGACGCCGATCGAgtttaatttcaattttaaagaaaaagaagatttcgTTTTCAGTAACATCACGTTATTTCTTCATAAATTACTTTGTGGAAGACGactagcctgtttggccaagcttctttttggtcaaaagtgatttttttaccaaaagtatttttgaccaaaaattgaggtgtttggccaaacttttggaaaaaaaaaagtgtttttgaggagaagcagaagcagaaaaagtagtttctctctaaaaatatttttttgagaagtacgtttgagaaaaatacacttagaaacagttttttaaagcttggtcaaacactaattgctgctcagaagtgcttttcaaactaattagtcaaacacaaactgcttttcaccaaaaatacttttgagaaaagtatttttgagaaaaaatacttctcaaaataagctgactTTTGTAGCTTGACCAAACGGGCTAGAAGACGGAGATATTTAGAAGTTTGCAAGGAGACTTGATGAAAGATGTGGTAGAAAATTTAGATATTAATTGAGAAAAACGAGGATGTAACAAAGGTATTACTGCAAGCTCTAGTGCCGCCTTTctgttccttttttttctttttttgtaattGTTCATTCAAATTTAGtgtctttcaaaaagaaaaatgttaAGAATTTTTATTCCTTATATTCTACCTCCATTGCAtttgcaaaatttaaaaaaaaaattatgctaGAGATCAAATAGTATGCCTATCAATTGAAAAAATTTCATCCACATAATCGTATTTTTATACGATATAGAAAAATATTCTAAATTAATAAGAATAATGGTTTACCAAAATTGGAGTTGAAGGGTTGTGTTATTTTAATTAATGTGTTTTCCATATATATTGTCTTAATTGTTTTACTATCAGTATTGCTTTATATATGTAtgtctatgtgtgtgtgtgtgtgtttgagtagtatatttgaatttatttttaggcgtgatttatttatattttaactttTTTGCAAGGTGAACCTGAAAGAACTCTTTATATTTGCTTAATGTCATAATTGAAACACTAAGCATTATTCCTTGTATCTTCTtttttggtttgttttttaaTCTATTCGCTTAATATTTTTATAGCATGCATAACGATCATTCTTTGGATTATAACTAAGCTGTGTACCAAATGACCCCTGTGGAAAATTAGGAATTCATCATACAAACCATGTTGTTTTAAGCTTGAGCCACCCTAAGTGATCAAtattggtatgaggtataagaaggtatagtgctggtataaaaatttaataccatctTAATActtgtttggttagcaaatcaggtataagttatctcagaattaaaattaacaccgggataacttataccttatagagagtggggtaattagcaccggtataacttaCACATTCTCCTtacaaattatgcaattgtcatatttaatacaacataccaaacaatggataaaaaataatttcatctttaaaccaaacttcacccaaatcagatttttcaaaacaaatttggaaaTCTATGGTCAAACGCTAGCTAAGTTGCATGCCCATCATTATTGTGACAGAAACTACCATTGCTtccatgcatttcatatcatatactTCTTTTCTCCCTATTATGTCATACTTTCCTTTTTAATCTATCTCAATTAAAATGTCAAAGCGTAtggaaatatttttaattttaaactttcTATTTTACCCCTAAAGAGATAATATTATAGTCACAAAAATGTCTATGACTTATTttagatcacaagtttcaaaagtcttcgtTTTTTTCTTAAACTGCATGCCTAGTCAAACTTCTCCCCATAAATTGGGATAGAGGGAGTAATATCTGTCTATTCTTCACTACTCCTCAAAGAATACCACTCAAGTGATCTTTCGCCTTTATTGAGGATCACTGGCTGAATGGTTCTCAAATGGACAATATAGCCATTGCACTCAGATAATCAGATTCAGATAACATAGAAACATAAGTATGTGCTTTTGGCATGCAGCATACCTCTTATTTAGTTATTGTAAATAGTTAGGCATTTTTCAAGGAAGCTGAACATACCAAGGCAAGATCATTTATTTCATCAAAGGAAGTTTCATGTGAAGCCCAAACAAATAAATGTTTAATCAAATCCCTAGGTGACTAAGGTTTCAAGTCAAAATTTAGTTCCACTCACTTGGAGGGGTTAATTATGTTGTACATGCCCGATCTTGAAACAAACAGATTGAGCATATGCACCACTAAGCATAAGGCTCTGGAGCAGACTTTCAGCTTACTTGTTGCTGGTGAGTCCCGTAAATTGGATAAGCCCCGTATGCAGCTGCAGCATACATGGAAGGGTCATGCGGTGGTGGAAAAGCATATCCATAAGCATTATAAAAATGTCCCCCATAGTATGGTCCAGTCCACTGCTTCATAAAATCAGCTCTTGACTGAAAAATCCCACAGCACTGGAGTCAGTAACATAAGCAGAAATACAGGACATGTTAGGAGCACCTTGCTTGAAACTGCTTAATTGGTGCCAGATGTAATTCCATTCCTCAGAGACATCACATTCAAATTTGCTTTCCATCATCCTTAGAAGAAGAGGAGGGAGAAGAAAAATCTAGAACAAGCTTGTTGCCCAATACCAGCAATAGGTAACTTGAAAACATGTGTTTTGTCAATATTACTTGGTGAAACTCAAGCAGATATAATAAGTTAATAACTATCCACATGTCTAGCAAGCATATGCTGTAAGTCGAGTAAACTTGTAAACTAGCATAACTATTGAACACAAGAAATGCTAACTATTGAACTTTCGATTTGTCATAAACTAATGCTGACCTGTCTTTTGATTCTTTTTCTCCAAAGACATCAGAGAAGTAATAGCAGAAGAGAAATAAGGGATGGGATAAAGGTAGAGATCTTTGCCTGTTTATTAGCTGGATTTCGTCCCCACGAAAGGCGCACTGTTTGCTTGCCAATAGCAGTTCCATTCAGCTTCTGTAATGCTTTTTCTGCATCGTTTCTGTCGCAACAAATTAGATCCATTTGTTACTGAACTACTTACAGCCTAAGAGCAAGTTAATAATTTGGCAAATGACAACCGCAACCGACAACCTACCTTTTTGCAAACTGCACAAAACCACATCCTTTCCCAACTGGTATCTTTACAGAAGCTATTTCCCCATACTGAGCGAAAAGCTGTCTGAGATCCTCATCACTGACATGGGGGTCAAGACCTCCAACAAAAATCTACAATGATCATTGATTAGTCAAAGGAACTATAAAGCTAGAAAAGCAAAGGGAGGAACGAAAGACTAGTTAACAAACTGTTGTATTTGTAGAATCTACATCAGGTTGTGATCCTTGTGGCGATGCGCTATTGGAGTATCCACCTACCAAATCCATTTTGGAAGTATTAAATACAACAAAATTTGTCGACTTAACTACCACAATATTTGGTGTAAGTTCTTTCAAAAATGAACCATGATCTGAAATTAACAAGGAAACATATATTTACTGCAGTTCAAGGAAACTCATAAGTGCAATGCAGCTGAAAATCAAAACAGATGATtagaaaagggaaggaaatagAATTCAGTTACTTGCTAGGTCCATACAATTTTTAACTACTATTATGAATCTCATTGTACTTTCACTTTTAAGTACCACATATTATCCTGAACATATTCCCTATACTAGTGCGGTCCAACATAAGAGAATCAATGTATTCTAACAACTCAAATGACAGTACTAAACACAAAACAAGGATCTAATATCCCACTAGAATAGACACTAATataatttccatattttctttctctttggaGCGAGAAAGAGGTTAATGTCTTCCCTCCCCTCTTTTTTGGAATCGACTTCTCATAGCTCAAATGACAAGATTCACACTTCAATGAAAACTGTGGATGCAAACAAGCACATATACATATAACTTTAAAGTCACTTCGAAAAAGAGATGGTATGACTTTCAACTCCACGTTAGGAATTTAAATAACAATACAGAAATAGAGAACAAGGGAGGAACTGACTGAAGGCCAAGCAAAAAAATAAGACACCTTGCCAAGCAAACATTTGTAGATATACACAAGAAAACTCTAGGAACCGAAAATGAATTCAGTGACCTCTTAAAAGGGAGCAGTGGATACCGTGATAGCGCACAAACTGCTTAAAATAAGCATGGTAACCAAAAAGGTCAATACTACACTTCAAGGGCGATAATGATGCAGATGAATATAGCTTCTAGTGCGGAAACAATAGCAGCACCAGACTTGGTTAGCCAGTTCATCATTAAATACGAGTCCCAAAATAAAAACTATAAGAAGAAAGTAGGATCACATCTCCTTTTCCCCTTCCACCCAGTAGAGAATTCAGCATTGACTTGTTCAGATCAAACAGAGACAAAAAGGTATTCAAAACCAAAGCCACGTAGGAGACCTAGAAGAAGGTCAGTTCTTACCTAGTGAAGAATAGTGTTGTAGGTATCCAGATGATTTCCGTGGTGTGGCTGCACCAATTCGCATGGGCCTACTTGAACAATACACGCCATTCATTTCAGTCATTGCTTGCGACCTCTCATTATCGTCTGCAAACCTTACAAAACCATACCCTCTTGAACGACCAGTATTGACATCTACGACAACTTTAGCAGCTTTAACAGAAGGATATTTTTTAGCGAAGGTTTCATGTAGCAAGGTATCTGTAACATCTGCAGCTAAATCTCCTACAAAGATGGAAAGGCCAGAACCATTGTTTGATCTCTTGTCACCCGTGCTAAATGAAGCCCAATTCAAACGAAAAGGTTGATCTGCATTAGGCATTGTCATGCTAGAATATGTTTGCAGAACTTTCTCTGCAGCAGCATGTGAGTTGAATTCAACAAAACCATATCCCTCCAAGAAACCAGTGTGTTTATTGCGAATTATCTTGATGGAGGCAACCTGCATGAACAGGATATCTATTAGCAACAAATTGTGTGGCAAAAGAAGGTATTCCTTGTAAAAGTTTACTCCCTTTTTTCTGAGGAAAGTATGTTTTGGAAAAGCCATATATCACTTTCTTCAAGCCACCACTTTTTTCTTTATGACCGAGAAATCCGTCTAGGTCAAACCCTTAGGACCAAACGCAGCCTTCGAAACTCGGGAATAGCCCTGCCCCTCTACTCTCTACACTTAAATACCACGTTTAGTTCGCATGACGCAGGGCTTGAACATGTGACCCTTGCCATAAGCACCTCAACCGTTGCCACTTGAACTAAGCCCTGGGGGCTCTTCAAGACACTACTAAGTATAAGAAAATGGTTTACATGTGTCTAAGAGTCACTGCTTGCTTCATCGTAGGTTAAGCATATCACGCAATTGCTTGTGAGGAGGTGTCTACATAGTGTTAACTATTTATTCATTATTTTCCGACTTGGTTTGCATGATTAGTCCTGCTTATTGACATAAACATAGAAAGTGTTCTTGGTGAGAGTATGGAAAGTTGTGAAGCAGAAAATGCCACAGAAAGATTCTCTCTGAAGTCTCTCAGTAGTTACACAATATCTCCACTTTGggtatttttcatacaatttttTCTACACATCATAAAAAGCATAAATGAAAAATGGAAGTtctaaaacaatttttttttgccTGTAAGCTTCCTCATTAAACCTGGTTTTCAGAGAAAGGTTTGCAACGGGAATGGGAAAATCTTTTGCATGAAATAAAACATATTGGATGTAAAAACCAGTATTAAACAACTTGTTCAGTGAAAAGCAAGCAGATGTTTTCAATACCATCATAACCTTCTCTTTAATTTTAGCAAGAttaaaaataattgagaattgaGATAAAGTCTGCAGACCATATTCAAATGTGATAAGaatggaccttgggcctaactcaaccccaaaagctagcttgtgaggtgaggattgcccaagaccatataaggagaccaagatACCCATAACCCACTGATGTGGGACACAACTCAACACCCCCCCCCTACGCCCAGACCTGCAACTGGAGCGTGGAGCCGTGGACAATATAAATGGGGGCCCAACATCGATAACAATAAATTGGGATGggtctggctctgataccatgataagaatggaccttgggcctaactcaaccccaaaagctagcttgtgaggtgaggattgcccaaaaccatataaggagaccaagatacccataacccaccgatgtgggacacaACTCAACACCCCCCTCACGCCCAGGCCTGCAACTGGAGAGTGGACAATATAAATGGAGGCCCAACATAGGTAATAATAAATTGGGATGggcctggctctgataccatgataagaatgg is from Nicotiana tabacum cultivar K326 chromosome 18, ASM71507v2, whole genome shotgun sequence and encodes:
- the LOC107812910 gene encoding polyadenylate-binding protein RBP47C isoform X1; this encodes METNNGPETPENKQPSPPPQQAAVSEAEANVVPVVTQQPWVAMQYPAAAMVMQHPPHYIPYHPHHHHHPPQQQQQNRGGGSNNENRTIWVGDLHNWMDEDYLRTCFASTNEVASIKIIRNKHTGFLEGYGFVEFNSHAAAEKVLQTYSSMTMPNADQPFRLNWASFSTGDKRSNNGSGLSIFVGDLAADVTDTLLHETFAKKYPSVKAAKVVVDVNTGRSRGYGFVRFADDNERSQAMTEMNGVYCSSRPMRIGAATPRKSSGYLQHYSSLGGYSNSASPQGSQPDVDSTNTTIFVGGLDPHVSDEDLRQLFAQYGEIASVKIPVGKGCGFVQFAKRNDAEKALQKLNGTAIGKQTVRLSWGRNPANKQSRADFMKQWTGPYYGGHFYNAYGYAFPPPHDPSMYAAAAYGAYPIYGTHQQQVS
- the LOC107812910 gene encoding polyadenylate-binding protein RBP47C' isoform X2, which codes for MAFPKHTFLRKKGVNFYKEYLLLPHNLLLIDILFMQVASIKIIRNKHTGFLEGYGFVEFNSHAAAEKVLQTYSSMTMPNADQPFRLNWASFSTGDKRSNNGSGLSIFVGDLAADVTDTLLHETFAKKYPSVKAAKVVVDVNTGRSRGYGFVRFADDNERSQAMTEMNGVYCSSRPMRIGAATPRKSSGYLQHYSSLGGYSNSASPQGSQPDVDSTNTTIFVGGLDPHVSDEDLRQLFAQYGEIASVKIPVGKGCGFVQFAKRNDAEKALQKLNGTAIGKQTVRLSWGRNPANKQSRADFMKQWTGPYYGGHFYNAYGYAFPPPHDPSMYAAAAYGAYPIYGTHQQQVS